DNA from Pseudomonas putida:
GTGATTACCTGGAAAGCAGCCTGCGCATGGAGCGCAACCCCGAGGCCTGTGCCGAGCTGGCTCGCTTGCTCGCGGGGCTGGGCGAGACCGAGCGCAGCAACCAGCTGTTCCAGGAGGGCCTTGGCCTGCTGGACGAACGCCTGCTGGCGCTGCCTTTGCCCGAAGGCGTACGCGCCTGACCCACCCCAAGGCCCGCGCCAAGGTGCGGGCTTCGGGAGCGGGTAATTTATCGATTGCTGTCAGTTAGATCCGTAGTCCATTCCTTCCGGCGCTTCCCACTCCATCGCTGGAAATTTCCTACGCGATTCAGCGACTTGTCGCTGCTGTCGTGCCTTGAAACAAAGCGTGTCTTTCCTCTACCGTTTCAAACCACAACATCTCCCCGGGACTTACCCAGCCCATGCTTCCGGCCCATTTGCGCACCCTTTTTCTTCCTGCCTGCCTGGCTGCAATGGCGGTACTGGTTGTTTCATTCCACCTGGAAAACACACTGGGGTTGGTGCCTTGCCCCTTGTGCTTCAGCCAGCGGTTACTGCTTGGCCTTTACGCGCTGCTGTGCCTCGCGGCGGTGCTGCAGGCACCGGGCACGCGGGGCACCCTTCGTTATGCGCGGGTGGCGCTGGGCTGCTCGCTGGCCGGCGCGGTGCTGGCCGCGCGGCATGTCTGGTTGCAGGGTGCTCATGGGGTCATCCATATGTGCCCGGCGCCCATCGGGCGGGTGTTCGAGCAATCCTGGGCCGAGGCGGCGCGGCAACTGTTG
Protein-coding regions in this window:
- a CDS encoding disulfide bond formation protein B → MLPAHLRTLFLPACLAAMAVLVVSFHLENTLGLVPCPLCFSQRLLLGLYALLCLAAVLQAPGTRGTLRYARVALGCSLAGAVLAARHVWLQGAHGVIHMCPAPIGRVFEQSWAEAARQLLLGGPDCSSLTWSFLDLTLPEWSLLAFLLLAVLPLSCLLAYRFRTLART